A window from Nitrososphaerales archaeon encodes these proteins:
- a CDS encoding translation initiation factor — MAEVCKRCGLPRDLCVCEELEKDETRIVVRLEMRRFGKPTTMIEGLNPKRTDLYKIAQRLKSKLACGGTAKDGYILLQGDHREAIKNELIQLGFNPSSIEVQ; from the coding sequence ATGGCTGAAGTCTGCAAAAGGTGTGGACTACCACGTGATCTCTGTGTTTGTGAAGAGCTAGAAAAGGATGAAACGAGAATCGTCGTTAGGCTCGAGATGAGGCGTTTTGGAAAGCCTACTACCATGATCGAAGGGTTGAATCCGAAGCGGACCGATCTGTATAAGATAGCCCAAAGATTAAAGAGTAAGTTGGCATGTGGTGGTACGGCAAAGGATGGTTACATCCTACTTCAAGGCGATCATAGAGAGGCTATAAAGAATGAGTTAATACAACTCGGTTTCAACCCATCATCCATAGAGGTTCAATAA
- a CDS encoding transcription initiation factor IIB, with the protein MDFDKDSPTLSKLQRFIERCPRCGKGPMVVDTAGGELLCSNCGYVLKEKIEEVGPEWRAFSKEEKEDRSRTGIPSSLAMHDMGLATVIGPEDRDASGKSLSASMRTTIERLRTWDGRSQVHEPMDRNLRQAFSELDRLADKLNVSEAVIEKSAYIYRKALEKGLVRGRSISALIAASLYAACRDTETPRTLKDISTVSNVKKKDIARCYRLLIRELDLKMPVVNPIRCIARIASKAGLSEKTKRRALEILKKAMESRISAGKDPMGLAAAALYVACVLEGENKTQKDVAEAAGVTEVTIRNRYKGLKAALKL; encoded by the coding sequence ATGGATTTTGATAAAGATTCTCCAACGTTATCTAAACTACAGCGTTTTATCGAACGCTGCCCTCGATGTGGTAAAGGGCCGATGGTAGTAGATACAGCTGGAGGGGAGTTGCTGTGTAGCAACTGTGGCTACGTCCTTAAAGAGAAGATCGAAGAAGTGGGGCCCGAATGGAGGGCCTTCTCAAAAGAGGAGAAGGAGGATCGTAGCCGTACGGGTATACCATCATCATTGGCGATGCACGATATGGGCTTAGCAACGGTCATTGGACCGGAGGATCGTGATGCATCGGGCAAGTCGTTATCAGCATCCATGAGAACTACCATAGAGCGCCTCCGTACATGGGATGGTCGAAGCCAGGTTCATGAGCCGATGGATAGGAATTTAAGGCAAGCATTTAGCGAGTTGGATAGGCTCGCCGATAAGCTGAATGTGAGTGAAGCCGTTATAGAAAAGTCAGCGTACATCTATCGAAAGGCTCTAGAGAAAGGGCTCGTAAGGGGTAGATCGATCTCAGCTCTGATCGCAGCATCATTATATGCTGCATGTAGAGATACCGAAACACCGAGGACTCTGAAGGATATTTCAACCGTCAGTAATGTGAAGAAGAAGGATATTGCACGTTGCTATAGGCTTTTGATCAGAGAGTTAGATTTGAAGATGCCTGTAGTAAATCCCATCAGATGTATCGCCAGGATCGCGAGTAAAGCCGGCCTCTCCGAAAAGACGAAGAGAAGGGCGTTGGAGATTCTGAAGAAAGCTATGGAATCTCGAATCTCTGCTGGAAAGGATCCGATGGGCCTCGCCGCTGCAGCTCTTTATGTAGCATGTGTTCTCGAGGGTGAGAATAAGACTCAAAAGGATGTGGCAGAAGCGGCTGGTGTAACAGAGGTAACGATCAGAAATCGTTACAAAGGGCTCAAAGCTGCATTAAAACTTTAG
- a CDS encoding CPBP family intramembrane metalloprotease, translating to MSKSFNYTKEEYDKLPILLGTIFVFSALFVVILMLFSFIIGIYLIFFTREGSISGRSLINIFHIFIAGLPIPISIPIRVYMLFTLSWIIYLIFFIIALNNPINLIKVVKEVYREGPKRILNNAILTITSIFTVLVVTTIILQYLQERSGIPTGTIPERDPIMMFVSISTAPLVEEIGFRLSFIGLIAAYLAFMADGRLRSILYALWHPKGCLDKLIVKKNKTSKEVGILNVMVILSGIIFGLAHITYGAGWEVGKLSQATLAGIALGWLYINYGFHAAVLLHWAFNYFTSAYYYLNKVLKILYVTDLANISVIITGFLGYLIIVFMIFKRLRR from the coding sequence TTGTCAAAATCCTTTAACTATACAAAAGAGGAGTATGATAAGCTTCCTATACTATTGGGCACCATCTTCGTATTTAGCGCCTTATTCGTCGTAATCCTGATGCTCTTCTCATTTATCATCGGAATCTATTTAATCTTCTTTACAAGAGAAGGGAGTATATCGGGCAGAAGTTTGATCAATATATTTCATATATTTATAGCGGGTTTACCCATCCCTATATCGATCCCCATTAGAGTATATATGCTCTTTACTCTTTCTTGGATTATCTATCTTATATTCTTCATCATCGCCCTTAATAACCCTATTAACCTCATCAAAGTCGTTAAGGAGGTCTATAGAGAGGGGCCTAAAAGGATTTTAAATAACGCGATCCTCACCATCACATCGATATTCACCGTACTTGTGGTGACTACGATCATTCTCCAATACCTTCAAGAACGTTCGGGCATACCCACGGGTACCATACCTGAAAGAGACCCCATAATGATGTTCGTTTCGATTTCTACAGCCCCACTCGTTGAAGAGATAGGTTTCAGATTGAGTTTCATAGGTTTAATAGCTGCTTACTTAGCATTCATGGCCGATGGAAGGTTAAGAAGTATACTTTACGCTCTGTGGCATCCTAAAGGTTGTCTCGATAAGTTAATCGTTAAGAAGAACAAAACATCTAAAGAGGTAGGAATATTAAACGTAATGGTAATCTTAAGTGGTATAATCTTCGGATTGGCCCATATAACTTATGGTGCAGGCTGGGAGGTTGGCAAGTTGAGCCAAGCGACGTTGGCAGGGATCGCGTTAGGTTGGTTATATATAAATTATGGATTCCATGCAGCGGTACTTTTACACTGGGCCTTTAATTACTTCACTAGTGCATACTATTATCTTAATAAGGTTTTGAAGATCCTATATGTTACAGATTTGGCGAATATCTCTGTGATCATCACAGGCTTCCTTGGATATCTAATTATAGTATTTATGATATTTAAAAGATTAAGGCGATGA